In the Kitasatospora terrestris genome, one interval contains:
- a CDS encoding lysophospholipid acyltransferase family protein — translation MLNLITKLVLKPLAKAVYRPVIEGLEHVPRKGGVILASNHLSFIDSVVIPLTAPRQVHFLAKAEYFTGTGVKGAVSRAFFTSVINAVPVERTDIRAAAASLEQALEILQDGKAFGIYPEGTRSLDGRLYRGKTGVAWLALTAGVPVVPVALEGPSEILPVGRKLPRIRRITVRFGEPLHFDALHGQARSAKARRQVTDEVMAAIHALSGQELADSYNELPKAA, via the coding sequence ATGCTCAACCTCATCACGAAGCTCGTGCTCAAGCCGCTGGCGAAGGCGGTCTACCGCCCGGTCATCGAGGGCCTGGAGCACGTGCCGCGCAAGGGTGGGGTGATCCTGGCCAGCAACCACCTGTCGTTCATCGACAGCGTGGTGATCCCGCTGACCGCGCCGCGGCAGGTGCACTTCCTGGCGAAGGCCGAGTACTTCACCGGCACCGGCGTGAAGGGCGCGGTCTCCCGGGCGTTCTTCACCAGCGTGATCAACGCGGTGCCGGTCGAGCGCACCGACATCCGCGCCGCGGCGGCCTCGCTGGAGCAGGCGCTGGAGATCCTCCAGGACGGCAAGGCGTTCGGCATCTACCCGGAGGGCACCCGGTCGCTGGACGGCCGGCTGTACCGGGGCAAGACCGGTGTCGCGTGGCTCGCGCTGACCGCGGGCGTGCCGGTCGTCCCGGTGGCGCTGGAGGGCCCGTCCGAGATCCTGCCGGTCGGCCGGAAGCTGCCGCGGATCCGCCGGATCACGGTCCGCTTCGGCGAGCCGCTGCACTTCGACGCGCTGCACGGGCAGGCGCGGTCCGCCAAGGCCCGCCGCCAGGTCACCGACGAGGTGATGGCCGCGATCCACGCCCTGTCGGGCCAGGAGCTCGCGGACTCGTACAACGAGCTGCCGAAGGCAGCCTGA
- a CDS encoding bifunctional glycosyltransferase/CDP-glycerol:glycerophosphate glycerophosphotransferase: MSPLLSIVLPVHGVERFLPQCLDSLRADTAAPGELELIAVDDLSPDGCGAILDAYAERDERMRVLHLTVNQGLGGAREVGLAEATGRYVWFVDSDDWLPEGTLDALLAELRAEEARPEGPADVLLTGFTHVYNDGTTEPNPWRRVLAGSPLEHGCTAAEHPALFNSVLSVWNKVMRREHLQGLGVAFGRGYYEDISVTYPLLLSAARLRYLDRVCYYYRRGRPGAITATASPKHADAFAQYDAIFAFLDRDEQAAALRTLVFDRTVKQALTVYDTPGLVPVEMRPEFFRRITDHFARHRPAGYRFPSGVRGVQYRLAARGSQVAYGELRRGGRLPGAVKRSALAVGPGVRKVVRSGARYTAYNTFRRLPLDPDLAVYAAYWQRDYACNPAAIYEKARELAPQIRGVWVVENRERARALPPGVPYVIVNTPAYLRVMATATYFVNNVNFPHTMVKRPGSVHVQTQHGTPLKLTGTDLRDRPEAAAGTDFERLLEGVARWDFLVSPNPHASAVFSKAFPGDYQLLETGYPRNDRLVQATAEDCAEARRRLGVAPGQRTVLYAPVRREPWSTCPEPLDLAELARRLGPGCTLLVRDPGGGTGTGAGRPAADREAAVLRDVSEHPVVEDLYLAADALVTDYSPAMFDFAVLDRPIAVHAPDWEEYRQQHGVYLDLPAEPPGPVATGLDELAEALRAGDPEPGLRARFRERFCPWDDGRAAERVVSRVFPIRK, from the coding sequence GTGAGTCCCCTGCTCAGCATTGTCCTGCCGGTCCACGGCGTCGAGCGCTTCCTCCCGCAGTGCCTGGACTCCTTGCGGGCCGACACCGCCGCACCGGGCGAGCTGGAACTGATCGCGGTCGACGACCTCTCCCCCGACGGCTGCGGGGCGATCCTGGACGCGTACGCCGAGCGGGACGAGCGGATGCGGGTCCTGCACCTCACCGTCAACCAGGGCCTGGGCGGCGCCCGCGAGGTCGGGCTGGCCGAGGCCACCGGTCGCTACGTGTGGTTCGTCGACAGCGACGACTGGCTGCCCGAGGGCACCCTGGACGCCCTGCTCGCCGAGCTGCGCGCCGAGGAGGCCCGCCCCGAGGGCCCGGCGGACGTCCTGCTGACCGGCTTCACCCACGTCTACAACGACGGCACCACCGAGCCCAACCCGTGGCGCCGGGTGCTGGCCGGCTCCCCGCTGGAGCACGGCTGCACCGCCGCCGAGCACCCGGCGCTGTTCAACAGCGTGCTGTCGGTGTGGAACAAGGTGATGCGCCGCGAGCACCTGCAGGGCCTGGGCGTCGCCTTCGGGCGCGGCTACTACGAGGACATCTCGGTCACCTACCCGCTGCTGCTGTCCGCCGCCCGGCTCCGCTACCTGGACCGCGTCTGCTATTACTACCGGCGCGGCCGCCCCGGCGCGATCACCGCGACCGCCTCCCCCAAGCACGCCGACGCCTTCGCCCAGTACGACGCGATCTTCGCCTTCCTGGACCGCGACGAGCAGGCGGCCGCGCTGCGGACCCTGGTCTTCGACCGCACGGTGAAGCAGGCGCTGACCGTCTACGACACCCCCGGGCTGGTCCCGGTCGAGATGCGGCCGGAGTTCTTCCGCCGGATCACCGACCACTTCGCCCGGCACCGGCCGGCCGGCTACCGCTTCCCGTCCGGGGTGCGCGGCGTCCAGTACCGGCTGGCCGCCCGGGGGTCGCAGGTGGCCTACGGCGAGCTCCGGCGCGGGGGGCGGCTGCCCGGCGCGGTGAAGCGTTCGGCGCTCGCGGTCGGCCCAGGGGTGCGGAAGGTGGTGCGCAGCGGCGCGCGCTACACCGCGTACAACACCTTCCGGCGGCTGCCGCTCGACCCGGACCTGGCGGTGTACGCCGCGTACTGGCAGCGCGACTACGCCTGCAACCCGGCGGCGATCTACGAGAAGGCCAGGGAGCTGGCCCCGCAGATCCGCGGGGTGTGGGTGGTGGAGAACCGCGAGCGGGCCCGGGCGCTGCCGCCCGGGGTGCCGTACGTGATCGTCAACACCCCGGCGTACCTGCGGGTGATGGCCACCGCGACGTACTTCGTCAACAACGTCAACTTCCCGCACACCATGGTGAAGCGGCCCGGCAGCGTGCACGTGCAGACCCAGCACGGCACGCCGCTGAAGCTGACCGGGACGGACCTGCGGGACCGGCCGGAGGCCGCCGCCGGGACGGACTTCGAGCGGCTGCTGGAGGGCGTGGCGCGCTGGGACTTCCTGGTGTCGCCGAACCCGCACGCCAGCGCGGTGTTCAGCAAGGCGTTCCCGGGCGACTACCAGCTGCTGGAGACCGGCTACCCGCGCAACGACCGCCTGGTGCAGGCCACCGCCGAGGACTGCGCCGAGGCGCGGCGCCGCCTGGGCGTCGCGCCGGGCCAGCGCACCGTGCTGTACGCGCCGGTCCGCCGCGAGCCCTGGAGCACTTGTCCCGAGCCGCTGGACCTGGCGGAGCTCGCCCGGCGCCTCGGCCCCGGGTGCACGCTCCTGGTCCGCGACCCCGGCGGCGGCACCGGCACGGGCGCGGGCCGGCCGGCCGCCGACCGGGAGGCGGCGGTGCTGCGGGACGTCTCGGAGCACCCCGTGGTGGAGGACCTCTACCTGGCGGCGGACGCGCTGGTCACCGACTACTCCCCGGCGATGTTCGACTTCGCGGTGCTGGACCGGCCGATCGCGGTCCACGCGCCGGACTGGGAGGAGTACCGGCAGCAGCACGGCGTCTACCTCGACCTGCCGGCCGAGCCGCCCGGCCCGGTCGCCACCGGGCTCGACGAGCTGGCCGAGGCGCTGCGGGCGGGCGACCCGGAGCCGGGACTGCGGGCGCGGTTCCGCGAGCGGTTCTGCCCGTGGGACGACGGCCGGGCCGCGGAGCGGGTGGTCAGCCGGGTGTTCCCGATCCGCAAGTAG